The genomic region GCTGCGCGGCCTGGTCGCCTCTTCCGTCGCCATCAGCACACCGGGCTCGACGGCCTGGAACGTGGTCGAGTGCACGCGCAACTGGCGGACGTACTTCGAGCCGGGGCGCGAGCCGGTGCGCACCTCGCGCAGCTCAAGGTCGGGTCGCAGGCGGTTGATCGGCGGCGGCTGGCTGTCGCGCTGGTCGACGGCGGATCGCAGCCGGCCCTGCTCGTCGCGGGCGCCTTCCGTGTGCGGCGCCGACGTGGCGGCGCCGCGCAGCTCCATCGGGGCGCGCGGCTGGCGCGGCGGGGCCGGGCGCGAGATTATGCGCCGGCGCCCGGCATCTCCATCGACAGGCCCTTCGCCCGGAGCGCCTTGCTCTGGCGCCGGACGGTCTTCATCGGCCATGGCTCACCCCGTCCGCGCCGGTCTGACGGCTAGCGCTCGACCCCCTCATTGGCGAGTGTATCGCGGAAGATCCAGACCTGACACGGCGCCTCGCGCAGCAGGTGGTCGATCTTGGCGCCGACGGTGGGCTCGCCGATGCGCTCTTTCAGCTCCAGCCCGAGGAAGATCGCGTCCACGGCGAGGTTCTCGGCCTCGTCGATGATGCTGTTGCCCGCATCGCGCGCCTGCAGCAGCTCGGTTTCGACGTTCTGGCCCATCGCCTTGCCGATCTCCTCGGCGCGCGTGAGGATCTCGTTGCCGCGCTTCGACTCGGCCACCATCGGGTCGTCGATCGGCAGCGAGCGGCGCACGACGATCACGTGCACGGCGAAGACCTGCCCGCCGGTGCGGTTGGCGATGTCGCAGGCCAGCGCCAGTGCGGAGAAGGCCACCTCCGACCCATCGCAGGGCACCAGCATGCGGCGCGGGTGCAGCAGGGCGTCCGTACCTGGTAGCGGCTGGGCGGGCATGCAGGCACCTCGCGAGCGCGGCTCCGGCACCGGCGTTCTACCCGGCGCGGGCTGGCAGCGCGCGACGCGGGCGGCGCGACACCAGTGACCGTATGCAGACCATAGCAGCCCCGCGCACCACGTTCCAGCAAGCGGATAGGGGGCCGGGTGCTCAGCCGCCGGCCGCGGCGCCGGCGGCGACGGGCAGCGGGTTGGCGGCGCGCCAGAGGTGGTACTGGCTGCGGGGCAGCGACTCGTCGCGGCGCAGCTCCCAGAGGCGGCGGTAGGCGTAGCGCACGGCGTCAACCAGCGCCTCGCGGCCGTTGTCGTTGCGCAGCAACAGATCCGCCGCGCCGGCCCGCTGCTCCCAGGGCCGCTGGCTCGCCAGCCGCTGCGCCGCCTGCGCCGCGTCGAAGCCGTCGCGCGCCATCAGCCGCGCTTTCGCCGTCTCCGGCCGGCAGACCACCAGCCAGGTGGCATCGCACCAGCCGGCGTAACCCGGCTCGATCAGGTTCACCGCCTCCATCACGCCGCAGCCGTCCTCCGGCAGCGTGGCCCGCCAGCGGTCGATCTCGGCCTTGATCGTGCCGGTGATGTCGCCCATGGCACGCGTCAGCCGCCGCATCGCTTCCGGCTGGCCGAAGACCCTGGCGCCCAGCTTGCGCCGGTCGATCGCGCCGTCCGGGCCGACGACGTCTGCGCCGAACTCGGCGACGACGCGGGCAAAGCCCGGCGTATTCGGCGCGTAGAGGCCGTGCACCAGCGTATCGGCGTTGCAGTGCTCGGCGCCCAGCTCGACCAGCGTGCGGCAGACGAGGCTCTTGCCCGCGGCGATCGAGCCCGTCACTCCGATAACCAGCGGCATGGCGCTCCCCCGGCAAAAACTGCGGCATCGAGCACGGCGGGCCGTTCGCCCAGAGTCTACTCTACCCCGAACGCGGCGGATCGGCGTGGCCTTCTTATGACTCCGCTGTCGGCGCGGATCACCTCGCCGCTTGAGCTGCTACAGTCTCTCCCGATGGCCCTTTGCGCGGTGAAAGGAGCGGACAATGGCAGCGGCCGACGAGGCGACGCAAAAGCTGCAGCCGGCGGACCCGCGGGAGGTGCGAGCCTTCGCGGGCAAGCTGTTCGACTTCTACAACGGCGCCATGGTGACGTTTATGGTCGACATCGGCCGTCGCACGGGCCTGTTCGAGGCGGCGGCGCGCGGCCCGGCCAGCAGCGCCGAGCTGGCCGGCCGCGCCGGGCTGCAGGAACGCTACGTGCGCGAGTGGCTGGCGGCGCTGACCGCCGGCGGCGTCTTCACGTATGAACCGGCCGGCGGCATCTACATCCTGCCGCCGGCGCACGCCGCCTGCCTCACCGGCGACCCGAGGACCAACCTGACGGCTCCCAGCCGGCTGCCCGTGCTGCTGGGCAAGTTCGTGCCCGCGCTGGCGGAGTGCTTCGTTAACGGCGGCGGCGTCCCCTACTCGGCCTTCCGGCCCGAGTTTACCGAGAGCCAAACGATCACCAGCCGGACCCGCCACGACGCCTGGCTGCTCGACGGCTACCTGGCGGTGGGCGGCCTGCGCGAGCGGCTTGCGGCCGGCGCCCGCGTGGCCGATGTCGGCTGCGGCACGGGCCACGCCGTCAACCTGATGGGCCGAGCCTTCCCCGTCTCCAGCTTCACCGGCTTCGACATCGCCGCGGACGCGCTGGCGCTGGGCGAGGCGGAGGCCCGCGAGTTCGGCCTGCCGAACGTGCGCTTCGTGCGCCGCGACGTGGCCGAGCTGCCCGCGCAGCCACCCTTCGACCTGATCACCAGCTTCGACGCGATCCACGACCAGGCGCGGCCGGCAGCCGTGCTGCGCGGCATCCGCTCGGCGCTGGCCCCCGGCGGCGCGTACCTGATGGTCGAGCCGCGCGCCGGCAGCAACCTGGAAGAGAACCTCCGGAACCCCGGCGCGCCCTTCGCCTACGGTGTGAGCGTGCTGCACTGCCTCACCGTCTCGTTGGCGGAAGGCGGCGCCGGCCTGGGCACGCTCTGGGGCGAGCAGATCGCCCGCCGGATGCTGGGCGAGGCCGGTTTCACCTCCGTCGAAGTCACGCCCGCGCCCGACCGGCTGAACAACCTCTTCCTCTGCCGGCCAGAGTGAGCGAGAAGCGGTAGCCGCTGTGCGACGTTCCGCCAGGCGCCCGGATAACCGCACACCCACCGGAGCGCCCGACGCCGGATCGCCCCTCGCCCAGGATTGGGAGAGGGGTATGTAGTATGAGGTGAGGGCCGACTACTCCGGCGCGCCGAGCCGGCGCAGCGGTGTCACGTTCGGCGGCAGCTCGGCGGCGCCGTTGTGCGCGGGCGGCGCGGCGCCGTCGGCCACAGCCAGACCGGCGCCGGGCAGGTAGTCCACGATCTCGTAGCGGTAGCCCTGCTCGGTGAGAAAGCGCTGGCGATTGGCGGCGAAGTCGCGGTCGCGCGTGTCGCGCGTGACCACACTGTAGAAGCGCGCCTGGCCGCCGTCCGACTTCGGCCGCAGGATGCGCCCCAGCCGCTGCGCTTCTTCTTGCCGTGAGCCAAAGCTGCCCGAGGCCTGGATCGCCACGTTGGCGTCGGGCAGGTCGATCGAGAAGTTCGCAACCTTGGAGACGACGAGCAGCTTCTCCTCGCCCGCCTTGAACTTCGCGTAGAGCTTCTCGCGCTCGCGGTTCGGCGTCTTGCCGGTGATGATCGGGCACTCCAGCAGCTTGGCGAAGTGATCGAGCTGTTCAAGGTACTGGCCGATGACAAGCACCGTATCGGCGCGGTGCAGCGCCGCCAGGTCCACGACGACCTGCTCCTTGGTCGGGTTGGTGCTGGCGATACGGAACTTCTCGGTCGGATCGGCCACGGCGTAAGCCATGCGCTGCGACTCGTGCAGCGGCACGCGCACCTCGACGCAGGTCGCCGTGGCGATCCAGCCCTGCGCTTCGAGATCGCGCCAGGGCACGTCGTAGCGCTTCGGCCCGACGAGGGCGAACACGTCGTCTTCGCGGTGGTCCTCGCGCACCAGCGTGGCCGTGAGACCGAGCCGGCGCCGCGCCTGGATCTCGGCGGTGATGCGGAAGACGGGCGCGGGCAGCAGGTGCACCTCGTCGTAGACGATCAGCCCCCAGTTCTCCTGGTTGAACAGCTCGAGGTGCGGGTAGGTCTCGCGCCGCTCGGCGTCGCGCTTGACGTGCGTCATCACCTGATAGGTCGCCAGCGTGACGGGCTTGATCTCCTTGCGGGCGCCGGAGTACTCGCCGATCTCGTCGGGGCGGAGCGATGTCTTATCCAGCAGCTCGTCGCGCCACTGGTGCACGGCGGTGACGCTGGTGCAAAGGATCAGCGTACGTGCGTTGGCCTTCGCCATCGCCGCCATGCCGATCACGGTCTTACCGGCGCCACAGGGCAGGACGAGGGCGCCGCTGCCGCCGCGCGCCGTGCCGCCTGCCCAGAAGGCATCGGCCGCCTGGGTCTGGTATTGGCGCAGCTCGAAGTGCAGGCCGGTCTTCGTCTCCTCCCGCAGCGCGATCTCAAGCCGCTCGCCCTCGACGTAGCCGGCGAGGTCTTCCGCGGGCCAGCCGATGCGGATCAGCGCCTGCTTGAGCCGGCCGCGCTCGTGCGCGGGCACGGCGATCTCCAGCGGGTCGGTGCGGGCGAGGAAGAGGCGCTGCAGCTCCTTGTGGCTCCAGATCTCCTCGACGAGATACTGGTCGTCGCCGCGCAGCACCAAATCGTCGCCGCGCTTTTCGAGCTTCAGCCGCCCGTAGCGGCCGGCGTAGTCGCGCACATCGGCGACAACGCTGCCGGGTACGTCGAACTTGGAGAAGCGCTCCAGCGCCGCCACCATCTGGTCGGGCTCCATGCCGGCGGCGCGGGCGTTCCAGAGCGAGAGCGGGGTGATTCGATAGGTGTGGATGTGCTCGGGGCTCTTCTCCAGCTCCGCGAACGGCGCCAGCGCATCGCGCGCCTGCGGGTAGAGCGGGTTCTCAACCTCCAGCAGCACGGTGTTGTCCGACTGGACGATGAACGGGTTGTCGGGTTGATACATGGATCGGCCCTTCGACGGCAGTGCTCGCTCCATTATCGCCGCTGCGTCGCCGCCGCTCATAGCGAGCCGAGCAGTCGGAGACGATGCCTGCTGACGCGCTGGTCAGTGCTTTCAATCCAGGCTCGCCATCGCCACTATCGAGCGGGTACGGGGTGGCCGCGGCGAGGTTTGCTCAGAAGATCGGCGTATCCGGCTCCAGTCCGAACAACACCCGCCCGGCCGCCTCCATGACGCGCGGATGCACGACGGCGTGCTGCGTCATCGCGTGGACATCGCGGAAGGCGCGTTCCAGCGGAAAGCTGGTGTAGAGCGAGGTGGCGCCGCCGCTCAGGTAGAGCAAATCCACCGCCTGCACGGCACTGTTCACCGCGTGATTCGTCGCCAGGCGTACGCGCATGCACCCCGCCGCATCGGCTTCACCGTCCGCGAGCACCTGGCTCCACAGCCGCTCAACCGTCTCGAAGAGCAGCAGCCGTGCCGATCCGACGAGCGCCTCCGCTTGCGCCAGCCGCGCCTGGGCGCCGTGATCCTCGCTCAGCGTGCCGCGCGAGACTTCGGGCCGCTTGGCGCCGCCAAGCTCGATCAGCGCCTCGATCGCCGCGCGGGCGATGCCGAGCGCCAGCGCACCGCAGCCCGGACCAACGCGCGTGGATGAAGGGAAGCGGTAGCGCGGCTCCGGCAGCACAAGCGGATCGGAGTGCCACGATCCACAGTGTTCGGGCACGAAGAGGTCTTCTACTATGACGTCGTGGCTGCCGGTGCCGCGCAGACCGCCCGCGCTCCAGGTATCGACGATCCGGCAGTCGGCGGTGCGGCAGTACATATGGCGTCGCTGCGGTGTGCCGGCCGGCGTTGGCCGCGGGCTGCCACCCTCATGCACGATGCAGTGGAGCTGCAGCCACTCGGAGATCTGGCAGCCACTGACCAGCGACCAGCGGCCGCTCACGCGATAGCCGCCATCCACGACCTCGGCGCGTCCCTTCGGCTGCGTGCTGTTGGCCGTGATGACAGCCGGCGCCGAGAAGATTTCGGCCGCAGCGCGCGCATCGAGCCGCGCCACCGTCCAGTAGGTGTTGCCGTTCCACACGCACCAGGCGACGGCGGGGTCGGCCTTCGCCAGCTCTTCGAAGATCAGCAGCCCCTCGGCCGGCTTCAGGTCGAGTCCGCCGTACGCGGCCGGCAGCGAGATGCGGAAGAAGCCGGCCGCGGCCAGGTCGGCGGCGAGGTCGTCGGGCAGGCGTCGCTCGGTCTCGATCCGATCGCGCTCCGCAAGCAGCCGTGGCCGGAACGCGCGGGCCGTTGCCAGCAGCGGCGTGACCGCCTCGCTTAAATCGATGGTCGTCATCATCATCTCCATGGCCATCGGACGGAGAAGGCGACTGATCAGCACCGGGCGAACGCCAGCGATATTGCGCCAGCATGCGGAGCGCGCCGAGCGGGTGTCAACGTCGCACGCACGGCCGAACCTTGAGACTTCGGCAAACGTGGCAAGCCGGGGCCGGTTCCAACGGCGGCTCTATTCCTCCGCCACGACCGTCGCGGCCGCACCCTGCCCGCCCGGCCAGCCCCCTGCCGCCGCCGTGCGTGTCACGGCCGACAACATCTCCGCCGGACACAGCGGAGTCGATACACCGTCAGAGGGACGCACCGCGTATGCTGACGACGGGCAGCGAAGGGAGGGCCAGATGCAGCGGGTGTCGATCGGCTCGGTCGAGATCACGGCGTTGCTCGACGCCCCCTTCCTCCAGAACCCCAGGATTCTGACGCCGGACCATGCGGACGAGATGGCGGCCGAGTACCGCGATTCGCTCGACGATCGCGGGCTGTGCATGGGCGCCGTCACTTGCTATCTCATCCACGCCGCCGGCCAGCGCATCCTCGTCGACACCGGCATCGGCCCGCGCAAGCGCCCTGGCTTTCCCGCCGGCCATCTCGACGACGCGCTGCGCGAGGCCGGCGTCCGCCCCGATGAGATCGACGTCGTGGTCCACACGCACCTGCACACCGACCACATCGGCTGGAACACCTACGACGGCGAAGACGGACGGATCGCGGTCTTCTTCCCCAGGGCGCGGTTCGTGATCCAGCAGGCCGAATGGGACTACTGGATGACGCCCGAAATGCTGATCGAACCCCGCCACGCTGCTCTGAGCGAGTGCATCGAGCCCCTGCGCGACGGCGGACGCATGCAGTTCACGCAGGGCGAGGAGACGTTCGGCAAACATCTCGTCTTCATCTCCGCGCCCGGCCACACGCCTGGGCACGTCGCCATCGGTATCTCCGACGCGGGCGAGCGCGGGGTGATCATCGGCGACGCGAGCCATCACCCGTTCCACGTGGCGCACCCCGACTGGGTCACACCGCTCGACTGGGATCCGGTGCAGGCCGCGGCCAGCCGCGATCGTATCTTCAACCTGGCGGCGGATGAGCAGCGCCTGGTGCTGGGCGGCCACTGGAAGCACCCCGGCTGGGGCTCCATCGTGCGCTTGAACAGCAAGCGCAGCTTCCGCGCCCGCTGACCACCGGAATGAACCGGCGAGGGCCGATCCCGACGCTGGCTTTGCGGCGGAGGTTCTCGCCCCGGGGCGCTTCCCGCCGGCGGCGCGTTCTGCGCAGCGCTAATTGTAGCCCGGGCGGAACCGTTGGCCGGTCATGCGCGCCCAGTTAATGCGCTCGACCTTGAACTCGCGGCGGCGGCCCGTGCTGCGGTCGTAGCCGTAGGCCGTCTGGCCGTCGAACATCTCCGGCTCGATCTCGCGCTTGCTCGTGCGCTCAACGCCGTTGCTCTTGCCGCGGTACTGCATCTCGACCACGGCCCGCCGTGCCACGGCGTCCTCGAGCAGGCCGATCACCGCCTGCAAGCTCGTCGCCCGGCCGCCCGCCTCCGCCAGCAGCTCCTCGTCCTCGCCGTCGATCGAGAACACCGGCGGCGTCGCCCGGCCCGCGCCCTGCGCGCCGCCGCCGGCCGGCAGGGCGCGCAGGACGGGGTGTGCCGTGCCCGCGGTGGTGTCGGCCACGGGCATGTGGCCGGCGGCGCGCAGCGCGTCGAGAATCGTGCCGATCGGCCCGCCGAAGCAGATCGCGACCGTCTCTGAGAGCCGGCGCAGGTTCAGCGCCGCCAGCTTGCGGTCGGCCATCAGCTCGACGAGCAGATGCGGATCGTCCACGGTGATGTAGTAGTTCGCCTGGCCCACGTGCAGGCGGCCGTGCAGCCGGCTCACCTCCTCCAGCAGCGCCAGCACCGTGGGCGGCAGCGGCGCATCGCTGTGCTGCTCCAGCAGCTTGCGGATCGAGGCGGGCGTGGCTTTGCGGTCCAGCGCCCGGCGCAGCGAGGCGCGGGTGAGCGTCAGTGTGCGCATACCGGGGGCGCCGCGCAGGTCGGCGAAGTCGCGCAGGGCGAGATAGAGCGAGGGCGCGACGTTGGGCGGCGCAAGGATATCCAGCGTCGGCTGCACGATGATGCGATCGGTGCGCGGCGGCAGCTCCGCCTCGGCCGCCGACTCGCCGCGCAGCAGTACGCGCCCCGCCGGCGTAAGCCGTAACGCGACCGTGTCGGGCGGCGTGCCGGGCGTGCCGCTGGTTTGCAGCGGCTCGGCCAGACCCAGCCAGGCGAGTGTGCGCAGGAAACCGCGGGCGAATTTCTCCGGCGAGGGGATGTCGCCCGGCAGCAGCGCTCGTGTCCCCGTGCCGCCGAAACGCAGCGGCGCCGCAAACGCGAGCCGTGCGGCGTACGAAACGAGCGCCGCGCCCGTGTCCGGCAGCGTCCTGATCTGCTCAAGCGCCGTCTCGCGCTCCTCGCGGCCGATGTCGAACTGCGCCTCGCCGCGGTCCAGCCCCTCGTCGCGGTCGTCGCGCCAGCCCCGCAGCTCCTTCCAGCCTTCCAGCAACGCCGAGCGCGCCTCGATCTCCGGCTGCTCGAACAGCTCGGCCACGCGCTTCGGCCGCACCTTCAGGCCGGCGTTGCCGTCCAGCAGCTTGAGCTGCAGGGCCAACGTGGCGAGCAGATCGGCGTAGACCGCGTCGTTGAGGCTGAGCTGGCGGGCGATGCGCTTGATCGCCGGCCGGGGAAAGAGCCGGCGCTGCGTCAGCGCGGGGCGCGTCTCGTCGATGAAGTGCAGGCATTCGGCCAGGTCCAGCAGCGGTGCGGGCTGGCCGCCGGCGGGCCTGGCCTCGGCCGGCGGCGGCGCGAAGACCGGTTCGGCGAAGTCGGCCGCGCTGAGCGAGAGCGGCGGCACCAGCGCCTGCAAGACCTCGTCCACGACGGTGAAGGAGCTGGCCCAGTCCCCGCCGTAGGGCACGACAAGGCCGCGCCCCTGCAACGTCATCAGCGGCCCGGGGTTGCCGCGCCAGGCATTCTGTGTCAGGCGCAGCTCGTAGCCGTAGTAGCTGTTCCTGCCCGCCGCTTTGGGGAAGCGCTGCAGCAGGCTGTAGGCATCCACCGTGCCGCCCGCGTCGAGCACGCCCTGGAACACGTCGCGTTCGTCCGGCGGCAGGGCGGCGATCTCTTTGCGCAGGCGCTCGCCGTCCTTCAGCGCGGCGACGAGCGCCTGCACACGGTCCTGCTTGCGTGGCTTTGCCGGCGTCAGCCCCATCGCCGCGCAGATCACGCCGAGCGTATCCGAGTTCAGCGCCTCGAAGACCTGCTGCGCCGGCCGGGCGCCGCCCAGCCGTCCCATCAGCACAGCGCCGATCGCGGCCGGCACGGCCAGCGCGTCGTGCGGCGCCGCGGCGGGAATGACCAGCAGCAGCTCGCGCAGCCGTTGTAATGCGGCACGCAACAGCGATACATCGGCGTGCTGGCGCAACCGCTCGATCAGCCGCTCGGCCGTGAGCGGCCCGAGCTGCCAGACGGCCCGCAGCACGGCGAGATCGCGGTGTGTCAGCTCGGCCAGCGCGAGCTGAATGCCCGGCACGGCGACGAGCTGCGTGGCGAGGACCGCGCGGCGCGTAGAGAGATCGACGCCGCCGAACTGGCCGAGCTGCAGGCCGCGCGCTTCGGTGATACGGTCCAGCTCCGCCGCCGGCAGCCGCGCCAGCGCGCCCGCGATCTCCTGCGTCGCCGGGTCGAGCCAGCCAACCGGCGTGTAGAGCGCCATCTTCCCGCCTCGCTCTGTGTATTGTAAGGGGCGGCACGGCTACGGGCGCACGCCGCGGGCGGTACGCGGCCCGGGAGCGGACGGGCAATCGCGATGCGCATCATGATCGCCCCGCAGGAGTTGAAGGGCAGCCTCAGGGCCGCCGAAGCCGCCGCCGCGATCGCTGACGGCCTGCAGCGTGCCTTGCCCGCGGCCGAATTCGACCTGCTGCCGCTGGCGGACGGCGGGCCGGGCACGCTCGACGCGCTGCTGGCGGCGCGTGGCGGCGAGGCGCGCACGGCGCGGGTGAGCGGGCCGCTTGCCGGCGCGAAAGTCGAGGCGCGCTTCGGCGTCTTCGCAGGCGGCATGGCGCTGATCGAGACGGCGGAGGCGAACGGGCTGGCGCTGCTGACCCGGCTGGGGCTGGCGCAGGACCCGGCTCAAGCAACGACGCGCGGCGTCGGCGAGTTGATCGGCGTCGCGCTGGATGCCGGTTGCCGCCGCTTCCTGCTCGGCATCGGCGGCAGCGCTACCAACGACGGCGGCGCCGGCATGGCGCAGGCGCTCGGCTTCCGCCTGCTGGACGCGCACGGCCAGGAGCTTGCGCCGGGCGCGGCGCCGCTGGCGCGGCTGGACCGCATCGAGGCGGGCGGCGCCGACCCGCGCCTGGCGGCATGCGCCTTCGAGGTGGCCGTGGACGTGCAGAACCCGCTCTGCGGCCCGCAGGGCGCGACGGCGGTCTACGGCCCGCAGAAGGGGGTGCGGCCCGAGCAGGTTGCGGACCTCGATGCGGCGCTGCGCCGCCTGGGCGAGACGATCGCCCGCGACCTCGGCCGCGACGTGCTGGAGCTTCCCGGCGCGGGCGCGGCGGGCGGGCTAGGCGCGGGGCTGGTCGGCTTTCTCGGTGCGCGGCTGCGGCCGGGCTTCCAGATCGTCGCCGAGGCGGTGGAGCTGGAAGCGCATGCCCGCGCCGCCGATCTGATCGTCACCGGCGAGGGGCGGCTGGACGGCCAGACGCCGTTCGGCAAGACGATCGCCGGTCTTGCAGCCGTGGCACGGCGACACGGCAAACCCGTGATCGCACTGGTCGGCGGCATCGCGGCGGACTTCAAGCCGGAGACGGTGCCGGGCCTCACGGCGGCGTTCGCGCTCACCTCGCGTCCGCTGTCCCTGGATGAGGCGCAGGCCGAGGCGCGCCGGCTACTCGCAGCCGTGGCTGAACAGGTGGGACAGGTGATCGCGGCGCTGGGCTGAAATGCTCGCTGCGCCGGGTGTTGGGGCAGGTGCGGGGCGGTATGGGACGACTGCATCGGCCCCTACGGGCGTGGATGCAACAGATCGCGTTCGAGGCCGGCCATGCGCAGCAGCTCGTAGTCGGTGGCGCAGCCGTTGCAGAACCGCAGCTCGCCGTAGGCCAGGGCGCCGGCGGCGGACCGCTCGCGCCCGCAGCGGTCGCAGACCATCGTTTCGGCGGGAAGCGAGCGGGCGAGGTCGTCGTCGCGGAAGGTGCGCATGGCGCCGAAGATCGCCGCGATCTGCGCGGCGCTGAGCGACGGGCGCGGCACCAGGCCGGCGCTCGCCGTCCCATCATTGGGCTGCTCTGTCCGGCGCGAGCCGTGCTTCATCCGCTTTGCCCTCCGCGTCCAGCCTAGCGCCGCTGCTGGCGTTCCCGATTACGAACGGGTAAAAAGCTGGTGAAAGCTTCGTTTCTCGCGTCGAGACCTGGTAAGGAAGCACACGATCATGGCCGAATCGCAGCCTCTCTTGCTGCTCGTGCAGCTCAACGTCGCCCCGGAGCACGAGACGGCGCTGAACGACTGGTATCACGCGCATGTGCCGCACCTCTTGCAGGTGCCCGGCTACCGCTGGGGCCGGCGCTACCGCGGTATCGTGGGCGAGATCGGCTACCTGGCGCTCTATGCGATCGCCGGGCGCGAGTGGCTGCCGCGCCTGCTCGGCGCCGACCCGGCGCAGCGCCCCGCGATCGTCAACGCGGAGTTCGAGAAGTTCGGCGCTCTGCCCGGTCTCTCCGACGTGGCGATCAACGTCTTTGAGCAGGTCTACGGCACGCCCTTCACGCCGACGCTGCTGGACCGCGACTATCTGCTCAGCCTGGTGACCAGCGCCTGCCGGCCGGAGGTGGAAGAGGAGTTCAACCGCTGGTACAACGGCTCGCACGTGCCCAACCTGCTCAAAGTGCCGGGTTATGTGAGCGGCATGCGCTTCCGCCTGGTGGACGACCCCGCGCTGGCGCACCTGAACATGGCGCCGCGCTACCTGGCGCTGTACGAGATCCAGAGCGCGGAGAGCGTGCCGCACATCGCCGACCCGGAGACGATGAGCCCGGAGGCCCGCGCCGAGTTCCAGAATTTCCAAACGCTCGGCGCACCGCTGCTGCACGGGGCGATCGGCTGGAACATCTACACGCCGCTGGCCAAGCACTGGCCCCCATCCCCCGGTTCATCCCTCGGCCCCCAATCCTAGGGGAAGGGGAGATCGATGTACGGGGCGATTGCGGCTGAAGGCGGAGCGCAAGCGCTCCCCGGATCCGATCCGAAGCTCCCCTCTCCATGGAATGGAGGGGGGCTGGGGGTGAGGCCACACGGCGCGCTGCACAGCCACCGCCCAATCGGATCGCCCCGTTCCTCCCCACTCTCCCCTGTGTTCCCCATCTGCCCCATAGTCCCCCGTGGTCCCCATGAATGGGGAGAAGGATCAGGGGCCAGGGGCCGGCGGCAGCGCCAGGCGCAGCGTGCCGCTCCACTGGACCGCGGCCGAGCGCGGGTAGCGATCGACGGCGCCCGGCTGCGGCAGGCTGGCCGTGGCGCCGTCGCTGAAGGGGATGGCGGCCGGCGAGGCGGGGCTCAGGTTCGTCGTGCCCGCGCCGATGCCGGAGAAGTCGCGCACACTCTGGCCGCCGTCGGCCGCACAGGCGCCGGAGCCGCGCACGTCCTCCTGCGTCACGCGGATCGTGGCAATGCGCAGCGTGCCGCCGTCGTCGGTGACGCTGCCGGCGATCTCGACCTGCGGGTTGACCAGGTGCAGATCCCAGGCACAGCCGTTGGCGTTCAGCGCAAGCGCGGCGCTGATCGGCGCGGTGCTGTCGAAGGTGTCGTCGCTGTCGAGGGCAATGCCCACGTCGTTCGCCGTGTAGCTGTAGGTGTAGCTGCCGCCGCCCTCGAGCGAAACCGCCAGCGTGGCCACGAACGAGACGCTGGCGCCGGC from Dehalococcoidia bacterium harbors:
- a CDS encoding universal stress protein; translation: MPAQPLPGTDALLHPRRMLVPCDGSEVAFSALALACDIANRTGGQVFAVHVIVVRRSLPIDDPMVAESKRGNEILTRAEEIGKAMGQNVETELLQARDAGNSIIDEAENLAVDAIFLGLELKERIGEPTVGAKIDHLLREAPCQVWIFRDTLANEGVER
- the coaE gene encoding dephospho-CoA kinase (Dephospho-CoA kinase (CoaE) performs the final step in coenzyme A biosynthesis.), translated to MPLVIGVTGSIAAGKSLVCRTLVELGAEHCNADTLVHGLYAPNTPGFARVVAEFGADVVGPDGAIDRRKLGARVFGQPEAMRRLTRAMGDITGTIKAEIDRWRATLPEDGCGVMEAVNLIEPGYAGWCDATWLVVCRPETAKARLMARDGFDAAQAAQRLASQRPWEQRAGAADLLLRNDNGREALVDAVRYAYRRLWELRRDESLPRSQYHLWRAANPLPVAAGAAAGG
- a CDS encoding class I SAM-dependent methyltransferase produces the protein MAAADEATQKLQPADPREVRAFAGKLFDFYNGAMVTFMVDIGRRTGLFEAAARGPASSAELAGRAGLQERYVREWLAALTAGGVFTYEPAGGIYILPPAHAACLTGDPRTNLTAPSRLPVLLGKFVPALAECFVNGGGVPYSAFRPEFTESQTITSRTRHDAWLLDGYLAVGGLRERLAAGARVADVGCGTGHAVNLMGRAFPVSSFTGFDIAADALALGEAEAREFGLPNVRFVRRDVAELPAQPPFDLITSFDAIHDQARPAAVLRGIRSALAPGGAYLMVEPRAGSNLEENLRNPGAPFAYGVSVLHCLTVSLAEGGAGLGTLWGEQIARRMLGEAGFTSVEVTPAPDRLNNLFLCRPE
- a CDS encoding DNA repair helicase XPB, yielding MYQPDNPFIVQSDNTVLLEVENPLYPQARDALAPFAELEKSPEHIHTYRITPLSLWNARAAGMEPDQMVAALERFSKFDVPGSVVADVRDYAGRYGRLKLEKRGDDLVLRGDDQYLVEEIWSHKELQRLFLARTDPLEIAVPAHERGRLKQALIRIGWPAEDLAGYVEGERLEIALREETKTGLHFELRQYQTQAADAFWAGGTARGGSGALVLPCGAGKTVIGMAAMAKANARTLILCTSVTAVHQWRDELLDKTSLRPDEIGEYSGARKEIKPVTLATYQVMTHVKRDAERRETYPHLELFNQENWGLIVYDEVHLLPAPVFRITAEIQARRRLGLTATLVREDHREDDVFALVGPKRYDVPWRDLEAQGWIATATCVEVRVPLHESQRMAYAVADPTEKFRIASTNPTKEQVVVDLAALHRADTVLVIGQYLEQLDHFAKLLECPIITGKTPNREREKLYAKFKAGEEKLLVVSKVANFSIDLPDANVAIQASGSFGSRQEEAQRLGRILRPKSDGGQARFYSVVTRDTRDRDFAANRQRFLTEQGYRYEIVDYLPGAGLAVADGAAPPAHNGAAELPPNVTPLRRLGAPE
- a CDS encoding acyl-CoA dehydrogenase family protein; this encodes MTTIDLSEAVTPLLATARAFRPRLLAERDRIETERRLPDDLAADLAAAGFFRISLPAAYGGLDLKPAEGLLIFEELAKADPAVAWCVWNGNTYWTVARLDARAAAEIFSAPAVITANSTQPKGRAEVVDGGYRVSGRWSLVSGCQISEWLQLHCIVHEGGSPRPTPAGTPQRRHMYCRTADCRIVDTWSAGGLRGTGSHDVIVEDLFVPEHCGSWHSDPLVLPEPRYRFPSSTRVGPGCGALALGIARAAIEALIELGGAKRPEVSRGTLSEDHGAQARLAQAEALVGSARLLLFETVERLWSQVLADGEADAAGCMRVRLATNHAVNSAVQAVDLLYLSGGATSLYTSFPLERAFRDVHAMTQHAVVHPRVMEAAGRVLFGLEPDTPIF
- a CDS encoding MBL fold metallo-hydrolase, with translation MQRVSIGSVEITALLDAPFLQNPRILTPDHADEMAAEYRDSLDDRGLCMGAVTCYLIHAAGQRILVDTGIGPRKRPGFPAGHLDDALREAGVRPDEIDVVVHTHLHTDHIGWNTYDGEDGRIAVFFPRARFVIQQAEWDYWMTPEMLIEPRHAALSECIEPLRDGGRMQFTQGEETFGKHLVFISAPGHTPGHVAIGISDAGERGVIIGDASHHPFHVAHPDWVTPLDWDPVQAAASRDRIFNLAADEQRLVLGGHWKHPGWGSIVRLNSKRSFRAR